Within Populus trichocarpa isolate Nisqually-1 chromosome 6, P.trichocarpa_v4.1, whole genome shotgun sequence, the genomic segment TCTCTTGTGACTAGCTAGTAGTGTTTATTGTTCCCGTTGCCTTCAAAAGCACTCTCAAATCCATGCAAAATCTCCCCCTTCAAAATCTCTTCCTCCATTGCCACCTCTCTTGCCCTTTGTCTTTCAAAATCTCTTCCTCCATTGCCACCTCTCTTGCCCTTTGTCTCTCTAAATCttgaagaaatcaaagaaaaaactagaagagACAGAGAGAGGATCCCgttttatattaaagaaaaagatccATACATGTTCACTGGTGTCTGATGAAGGCAAAGACTCACATTCTTCCATTCTTTGCCACTCTCACTCTCATTTGCCTGACCACTGCCCAACACCACTCTTTTTCTAGCAATGCTGGCCCTAGGGACTTACAAACAATACATATTAAGCAGAGCCAAAGACAGCTTTTACATTACAGAGAGGAACTTGATATAGAAGATGAGTATCTGATGTTACCAGCTTGCCTCAAATTCGACAACCCTAGACTCAGAAGTGCCTACATTGCACTCCAAGCATGGAAACTAGCCATCATCTCGGACCCATTGAACCTCACATCCAACTGGGTGGGATCCGACGTTTGCAACTACACTGGTGTCTTCTGTGCCACATCTCTCGACAATTCGTCGATTCAAACCGTTGCTGGGATTGATCTAAATCATGGCGACATGGCAGGGCACTTGGTTGCAGAGCTCGGACTCCTGACGGACATTGCCTTGTTTCACGTTAACTCCAACAGATTCTGTGGGAAAGTACCAAAATCTTTCAAGAAACTAAAACTACTCTACGAGCTGGATCTAAGCAACAATCGTTTTGCGGGCAGGTTTCCGTACGTTGTTCTTGATCTTCCAAAGCTCAAGTATCTTGATCTTCGATTTAATGAGTTTGAAGGTGATTTGCCGAAAGAACTGTTTGACAAGGATCTCGACGCGATATTCATAAACCACAACAGGTTTGCTCTTGAATTACCTGATAATTTTGGTAACTCGCCGGTTTCTGTTATTGTTCTTGCAAATAATAAATTCCACGGGTGTTTTCCAACAAGTTTGGTTAACATGTCTAAGAACCTAAATGAAGTGATTCTCATGAACAATGGCTTGCGCTCGTGTTTACCTAGGGAGATAGGATTGCTTAAGAAGGTGACAGTTTTTGATGCGAGTAATAACAAACTCTACGGTTCTTTGCCTGACAACATCGGAGAAATGGAGAGTCTAGAACTGCTAAATGTGGCACATAATATGCTGTCAGGAAATATCCCTGGTAGCGTGTGTTTGCTTCCACATCTGAAGAACTTTAGTTATGCTTATAACTTCTTCACTGGTGAACCACCAGCGTGTTTGgatttggaaaattttgatGATGGCAGGAATTGTTTGAGGAACAGGCCCAAACAGAGATCAACATTGCAATGTAAAGTGTTCTTGTCTAGACCAGTTAAG encodes:
- the LOC7495733 gene encoding leucine-rich repeat extensin-like protein 3 is translated as MKAKTHILPFFATLTLICLTTAQHHSFSSNAGPRDLQTIHIKQSQRQLLHYREELDIEDEYLMLPACLKFDNPRLRSAYIALQAWKLAIISDPLNLTSNWVGSDVCNYTGVFCATSLDNSSIQTVAGIDLNHGDMAGHLVAELGLLTDIALFHVNSNRFCGKVPKSFKKLKLLYELDLSNNRFAGRFPYVVLDLPKLKYLDLRFNEFEGDLPKELFDKDLDAIFINHNRFALELPDNFGNSPVSVIVLANNKFHGCFPTSLVNMSKNLNEVILMNNGLRSCLPREIGLLKKVTVFDASNNKLYGSLPDNIGEMESLELLNVAHNMLSGNIPGSVCLLPHLKNFSYAYNFFTGEPPACLDLENFDDGRNCLRNRPKQRSTLQCKVFLSRPVKCEAFKCHKFDPSPPPPPPPPQSPPPPPPPSPAPPSALPSPPPPSSMPPPPPIHPPPPFYSPPPPPNPPPPPPPRPIYQSPPPPPPPNSPPPPPSCAEPPPPPSPPPCHEQPPPPSPPVQYLPPPPPPVYNSPPPPAPVYNGPLPPISGIPYASPPPPPLY